The nucleotide window ATATACTTTCCTTTTAACAAGAGCAAATCCTCACTAGCAATGGCCAATTAGGCAATATTACAACTGAATTCCTTCAAAAATACCATGGTATTTAAATAATActctacaatttttaaaaatatgtttagaagaccaaaaaatcattaatttagaaaaaattttaatgggaTGTACATGCAAAAGCCTTATAATATTATCATGGTCTGAAGAGGATTACTTAAAACCAATCTTTGTACTCACTAAAACTAAAATCcagactttaaaaaaattttcacaatgcTTCGCCAGTTACGTAACACGTGGAAATTctttaaaactgaaattataCGTGAAATAAACGGTGTTTTACACCATTTTGTAGATAATTTACTTGCAGATCGTCCAGATTCtctaaatttaaactaaaatagcaaaaatggGTCCCCAatgaaaattctaaattttggtCCCATCGGAAACGTAGATCTTTCTAGAATACATAGAGATCAAGAAAACGGTGAAACaatataatttagttaaaaaaaaatacatttttataaaaatacccGCGTATTTAAGTCTTAATACACCTTTTGCCAAAGGAGCCCCAATTGAGACTCCAAAGAAATAATTTGAATTGTAGCCACACCCTAATCGCGGAAACACcatctttattttcaatataaaatttacacttTCTTTTAAcacgatttattaaaaatatcataatatttacatttttatgcggtcaaatatactattttctgaacttatttcaatgagGCACTCACCTGGCTCATGATATTTTTGTCTCAGCAAGCACCTTTTTCTTAAAGCAGACATTAAACATACACTattatctttcaaaataataattttctttaaaaaatttcactttaaatcTGATAATtgcaaatggaaaattttttctccAACGCAGCACAAAAATTCACGTCGTCCTCGTCTCCCATTCACAAGTCATTTGTCGAAAATCGCCATTTTGTCTTTTCGTAATTGCACTCAGTGTTGCCAATTATTCGAAGCAAGTGTCGAACTTCGAATTTTCAGCCCGGATCGAAGGGAGATATTCTGCAGCAACTCACGTCGATATATGGAAATGAAAACTGAGGCAAATTTTCATGTTCGTTTGAGAATGGTTCCAACTTGTTATGTTTGTGTGACATCCACAGTTGTCAAAAATGTACATCCCatcgaattttataattttataactttattttcaCTTCCTATTATCTAAATGTTTGGTTCTTGCACtgataaatataataatgttgCGCCAGCTCCTATCGCTTGTCTTCGTACACGAGTAGCCATTTTGAATAATCTTCGAAGTTATACTTCGAAAAATTATTGTTCATTGGAAAACACTTGATATAGCTAAAAACAgagttgcaaatattttgtttaataaatatcttttatgtacatatgtatttatatttgttagaaaaactttTAATACCGTAAGGAAATGATATCATGATAACATGCCATTATCCGCTTAAACATAATCAAAGTTGTTTTCATATTCAGTCATTATTTTCAAACTGTATTCAACACATACTCAGGTTTTACTTATGGAACACAGTATTAAATGTCTTCAGAACacactaaatatttatattttctaaagcaatatTTAGTCAACCACATCGCAAGTGTATTAGAAATGTAGATTACAACTATTTGCCTCCGTTACTTGTTTGTAGGAGCATCGATCTAGAGAGTTTaacatattaaatgaaaaaaatttaatttttacttacacTTTTTTATGAATGACCGATAATTTAATATACCGTTATTTAAAATCATTGCAATTAGTAAACATTTCAGTTTCAAAACTTTCACAAATATTAGAAACAGAGTTGTTATTTGCATTAATAGTTTATCAAAGTGTACGTACattcaataatatataaaatgggATGAATGGAAATATTGGCAACGTCGTTGTATGCCgccaatataaaaataaatttattttaaattctatgaaaaatggtaaatatgatttaaaagaGTGCAGTAAGAAAAaggtattaaataaatatttcatccGCAGCGACGTAGCTTGGCTCCTAGCCAAAATCGATCTGTAAAACTGCGCCCAAGTTGCGATTTTACGCCGCCCCttcaaaataaaagaattcGTAGTTGTCAAGAGCAGCTTgatcgaaaacaaaaacaaaataaacggATAGTACCATTAAGTGAATATGAGCTCGCTATTGCCAAAGTACTTTCGCGTCCATTCAAAGTTCCAATTGCGGATTATGTGCCAGATTACAATGGAGGTAACCGGTGTCTTGGCATGCGTCGTAGCAATGTACGAAAAGCATTACACGACCCACAAGCATGTAATGCTTTAGTCCTGTATACACCTCCAAATTATACAGAACATGAACGTCTCACAATGGATTCGAACAAAATACAGGTACATGTGGTTGTAGATCCCCTATTAAGCAATATTCTGAGGCCACATCAACGTGAGGGAGTACGttttatgtatgaatgtgtagAAGGCCATCGAGGGACATTCAATGGTTGTATAATGGCTGATGAAATGGGGTTGGGTAAGACCTTACAATGCGTTACTTTGGTTTGGACGTTACTGCGTCAGGGTCCATATTGTAAACCTACTATTTCTAAAGCTATCGTTGTATCTCCGTCCTCATTAGTGAAAAATTGGGAAAAGGAATTTAATAAATGGTTACACGGGCGTTTGCATTGTCTTGCCATTGAAGGCGGTTCAAAAGAAGATACCATACGCGCTCTAGAACAATTCATAGTTGATAGTGGTCAACGTTGTGGTACACCAATACTTTTGATAAGTTATGAGACGTTTCGAATATACGCAAATATACTGTGTAGAAACGAAATGGGTATGGTTATCTGTGATGAGGGACACCGCTTGAAGAATAGTGATAATTTGACATATCAAGCGCTAATGGGATTAAAGACGAAACGGCGAGTTTTGCTCTCAGGAACACCAATACAAAACGACCTTACAGAATATTTTAGTttagtaaattttgtaaatcCCGCAATGTTGGGCTCAGCTGCCGATTTCAAACGGAATTTCGAAAATCCTATATTACGTGGTCAAAATGCAGACTCCACAGATAAAGAGCGTGAACGAGCTGTAGAGAAAACACAAGAACTAATTCGCCTAGTGAATACATGTATTATACGACGCACCAATCAGATACTCACAAAATATTTACCAGTTAAATTTGAAATGGTAATCTGTGCTAAATTAACTGATACACAAATGAGtttgtatagaaattttattaagtcTGATAAAATCAGAAGAAGCTTAGCCGGTATGTATATCTGTAATGAGTTTATATATGTTACACGTGTAAAgataaattttgtattcataGATTGCAATGAAAAGGCTTCATTGACTGCGCTTGCTGATATTACTACGCTGAAAAAACTGTGCAGTCATCCAGATCTTATTTATGAAAAGGTTTTGGCACGCGAAAATGGATTTGAGAACTCACATGATTTGTTCCCCTCAAATTATAATCCCAAGTAAGTAacttaaagttataaaattactataccctgaacaaggtatGTTAAGTTTGCCCCCAAGTTTATAATACCCATAAGTAGAccatataaaaaaatcgatataaatgatcagcgttaCGAGCTGAGTTGGTTTAGCCATGGcggtttgtctgtatatacgctaACTAGTCTTTCAGTTTTTCGTTCTGAAAATTTACACACATATGAAGCTGATAAACTGCCGTacaactgaacgatcaaaattacgTTCTTGTACGTTGTTTTTTGGCagtatctttacaaaatttgacttaaattattgtccaaggcaacgcaACAGTACCATACAAACaccgaacaaatttttcagatgagatcactatagcatgcagctgccatacaaactgataaaaatcaagtttttgtaaggaaaacttggGTTCTTTAttctttgctttattttaaaatgaaataagaaCGGATCATTTCTCAATGTttaagtaatataatataagaCTTTGAATATTCGTGTACTTACAATTTTCCTCATCTACCTTTCAGAGATTTCAGTCCTGAGATGAGTGGCAAGTTTATGCTGCTTGACTTTATGTTAGCTTCAATACGGGCAAATACTGATGACAAAGTGGTGCTTATATCGAATTATACGCAAACGCTGGAATTATTCGAGAAACTTGCACGAAAAAGGTAAAATTTGTAcaactacatataaatattactacATAATActcttattttaaataattaaattttggttttgGTAGAAAATACAGCTATGTCCGGCTCGATGGTTCTATGACAATAAAGAAGCGCAGCAAAGTGGTGGATAAATTTAATGATCCTGAATCCGACTGTTTTCTCTTCATGTTGAGTTCGAAAGCAGGTGGTTgtggtttaaatttaattggaGCTAATCGTCTCTTCATGTTTGATCCTGATTGGAACCCCGCAAACGATGAGCAGGCAATGGCTCGGGTTTGGCGTGATGGTCAAAAAAAGCCATGCTATATATATCGTTTGGTAGCCGTAAGTTTTGCtaaatttatatgtttgtgtTTCTTTATATTTGCAACGATTCATCTTTAATCGTAGACTGGCTCGATTGAAGAGAAAATTTTGCAACGACAGACTCATAAAAAATCATTATCGAGCACAATAATTGATAATAATGAAAGCAATGAGAAACATTTCACACGCGAAGATCTTAAGGATCTTTTCCGTTACGATGCTGATATCTTGTCCGATACGCATATTAAGTAAGTAGAACGTTTTCTGATTAAACATTGATACATTTCATTAATATccttttatatttgtaaaacgATAGGTTAAAGTGTAAACGTTGTGTTAATAATATACAAATGCAATCGCCCCCTGAAGATAGCGACTGCACTGCACATTTGTCACACTGGTATCACTGTTCCAACAACAAAGGGCTGCCGGACACCATTTTATCCCAGGCATGGCTCTCGAGTAAAAGCGTTTCCTTTGTCTTCCATCACCGGTCGCAAGGAGAGGTAAAAGTAAAAGAGTGCCTCGATAAGGAAAATATATCGGGTCAATGCAATAGttccaaaaataatagaaatcataaTGAGTGCGACGATATTGATTCTGACTATGAACCGGATGACCAAGCTGATAGTGATTACGCTTAACCTTAGTTTAAAGCTGAAATTTGAAAGcgaaaaatttgtacaaaactatatacatatgtaatttttcaattaacttCTTCACCAACCATAATATCTGACTTCAATTTTCCTCTGTTTTCGTGTATCATTGTGATTGGTGCATAATTGTGATTAAAACCTAAGAACGAGGATTCTTTTGTCGCCTAAATCGGTGTTCGAAGGAAACGTGCCGCTTGCGCTGTTGTAACGGTCTACCGCACCAGCTTTGTGTTATTTTTCATGACAGTTTGATGCACCGGGTAAATTAAATGTGGAAAATCGTTATCGGACTCGTTGCTCGCGTGAACGGAATCTGCAGCATTAAAATAGaatttgtgaaaatgagcgacaAAAGAGTCCGCATGTAACCCAGTCTAATACTGTAAACCAATAAAGGGAATGAtgtattgaaaagtaaaatttgtgaCAATCTTATCGCACATAATTTTGTATCCCGAAGCGGAGCAGTTTTCAATGTATTGGCAATTAAATCTTGTttggtttatatatatatttaaaaatcagaAATTAATTAGCTTAtaaggtacatatatagtactattgtaactgtaaatatatttttactgtcctaaaaaatacttttaagttaatgcattacatttattttcgctgtttgttactgcaaattattataatttattaaatttactgaaatataatataataaataattgaacgAGTTGCTCTAATTCAATACCATTTTTAGTTAACTTTTAAAGCTATGCGTCATAATGAGTGAAACACCTAAGCGTTATTCCACACATTTTTTAAGTATATCAAAAGTATGGTAAATCGCTCACATTAAAAACATGGAATTATAGTATATAGTAAGTTATAGTGCATTTATATGTGTCACTTCGAATACTCAGGATATAATTAAGTAAAGATCCAAAACCCTGAACCGCATTAGATATCGACGAGCTATACATCCTGTATTTCATGCCACACATTGCTTTTTTCAGGTGGTTTTTCTAATGGCGCTGTTGATATACTTTGACATTCGACTAGGAATTGATGAATACCTTGATAGTAGCTGAAAAAGAAGCAAATAATGTAAATCTTTCGGTAAAATCGGTGTAAATCGTATGGTGCATACTATAAGCCGAAATTCAATGgcgtattatttttgaatatttcctaAATCTGTTTCGCAATATACggtaacaattttaataattctgtACTCGAACGTAATATATTTTCGGTTTTATGTCAATATGCACCACACCTTGAAATTTGCTATACCCGTCCATTATCCAGGTATCATTGTGAGCACCTCCTATGAATTCGAGTATGCGCTTTTGTTCACTTCCACACTTCATATATAACGTACGCATCATACGTGGAGGTACAAGGTTATCTGCTAAAcctgatataaataaaaatggtacTGAACATTTACCAATTTTCCATGAAGATAAATACTGAAATATAAAggaagtatgtaaatattacaCTATAATATTAGTTATTCGACTcgcttactttatttttaaagcaacaTCTTGGTATTAGATTGGCGGATGGATGAACCAATTCAACGGCCATTTCTGGTATGCTGGTAAATGTGTTTTCTACAATTGCACACATAATTTTTTGACTATACACCGTATCTGCCGCTACATCAATCACCACAGCACCGCCTAATGAACGACCGAATAATACTATCTTTGTATGATCTAAATCGTTGCGTGTATATAAGTAATCTATTACAGCGCGAGCATCTAATGATAAACCCTTTTCGGAGGGTACACCAGTTGAAAAGCCGTAACCACGATAATCTATCATTAATATGTTACAGTGAAGATGATTAAATATTCCCCAAATATTTTGCATACGATGACCCATATTGCCAGCATTTccatgaaaataaacaaaagttggCACCGCCTTTGAACGCTCCTTTGGCTGCGACACCCAAAATGCGTGCAATGTTACTTTATCTGGTGTGTGAATACTGACAGATTCATGTGGCAGGTTATGCATTTTCGGTATAGGCACATAAATGCGAGAATTTGCGGGGAGATCAGGATGATATAGGAGCATGTCTTGCAAGTAATATAAACAAACTGGAAAGCGGTATTTAAATTATTGGATAATTTAAGTTACTGTTTGCATACTTACAAGATGTAATAGTGAAAAGTAAAAGGATGGTTAAGAGACTTCCATAgtagtaataaaataataagaaggCCAAGAGTACAGCTACAACTACGGCATAAATGCTGCGTGACTTTGGCAAGGCAATTGGCACGCCGCCGAATTCTTGCGACATTGGGTGTCCTTTCGCGGCTAATGTGGTTAAGTAGTTCCCGTGGGATAAACTGATATTGCAATGTGTGGAGAGTCATCAAGCAAACGGACACTGTTTAGCGTGTACCCAACAACATTTCGATGTTTTTCGTTGTAAACAATGAAAAGTTGTAATATGTTATATTCTTTAGAAAGGACATTAATGTTTTACACACTaaatatattgttttctttttttgttaatattctCCAACGAACTACAATTCAGGATTACTATTTACAACAATTTACAGCTGATTTCGTTCCTTCACATTGGTATCGATATTATCGATTTATATACCATTTACGTAGATTTATTCTTGATACTGTTTTACATCACTAACACTTGTCTTTATTAGGGTCCAAAggattaacaaaaatttaaagtcaGTCAAATCTGAACAAGTGGAAATCCTTTCGATatgcaggacatacatacatgtttcgCGTTATTTTGACAATAAGTAAACACGAACAGATTGGGGAtaatgtatatttcatattttattcaatatgtCTTAATTTTCCCTACTTTTAACTTTGCAAATGAGCAATTGGGCGAATAAGTGAGTAAATTTCAGATACAGATCAAAACACATGTAAGTCGTGGATGatacttttgtatatataaatataaatttttgtaaattttatatttaacaaatatctaaatatAGAAACCATGGTAACTCTGTATGAAACTGACAGCTTTCGGTAATTGTTTATTGTAGAAAAGTGCatcttgttgaaataaatttgttaaaagacatttgtttgaaaacataaaattgcaATGGATAAGGCAGAAACATTAGATGCTTCAAACAGTTTAGCTGATAAAATTGCAACTAAAAACGCCAGCACTAATTCTCTGGATACAGCTGACTCAAAGTCTAGTTCAATTGGTTCGAAGCAGGGGGTAGACGTAGGTGCAGCACGCGACACGCCCTTTGTTTATCTCGATGGCGAGGAAGACCAAGATCTAAAAAATGATGTTACATATGTTTGCCCATTTAGGGGTCCAGCATTTGGTGCTTTAACAATTACCAATTATCGCTTATATTTTCGTTCTTTACGTGACCATGATCCACCTGTTGTTGTCGACGTGCCATTGGGTGTAATTGCACGAGTGGAAAAAATTGGAGGTGCAACATCTCGTGGTGAAAACTCATATGGAATTGAAATATTCTGTAAGGATATGCGTAATTTACGTTTCGCGCATAAACAACAAAATCACTCACGACGTACCGTTTTTGAAAAGTTACAATCTTATGCTTTCCCACTGTCGTTCAGTGGTAGGCTGTTTGCGTTTGCTCATGCTGCAGCATCTGGACCATCACCGTCACCAGCGGAAAATGGTTGGGCTGTCTATGAACCATTGGCAGAGTTACGTCGTATGGGTGTACCAAATGATATGTGGCGCATAACAAAATTGAACGAAGCTTACAGTGTTTGCGATAGTTATCCGGTAGTATGGGCTGTTCCCAAAGCAGCGTCTGATGAATTTTTGCGCCGTGTAGCTCAATTTCGTTCACGTTGCCGTTTGCCGGTACTATCTTGGATACATCCACGCTCACAAGCAACTATAACACGATGTTCACAACCCTTGGTCGGGGTAGGAGGCAAGCGCAGTGCAGATGATGAACTTTACCTCAGTTATATTATGGAGGCAAATGTACAATCAGATAAATTGGCAATCATAGATGCACGGCCCAGTGCCAATGCTATAGCTAATAAAGCTAAAGGTGGTGGCTATGAGTCGGAAGAAGCATATAAAAACGTGGAAATCCACTTTCTCGATATACACAACATACATGTGATGCGTGAAAGTTTACGAAAAGTAAAAGAGGCGTGCTATCCAACCATAGACGATTCTAAATGGCTTTCAGCGATTGATGGCACATTATGGTTGAAGCACATTAAATGCATATTAGCCGGAGCAGTGCGTATTGTCGACAAAGTAGAGACAATGAGTACATCGGTAGTGGTGCATTGTTCAGATGGTTGGGATAGAACTGCTCAGCTCACAGCACTATCTATGCTATTGTTGGATCCATATTATCGCACCTTGCGCGGCTTTGAGGTACTAATTGAAAAAGAGTGGCTTTCTTTTGGCCACAAATTTCAACAACGCATTGGTCATGGTGATAATCGCCATTCGGATGCGGATCGTTCACCAGTTTTCTTGCAATTCATCGATTGTGTTTGGCAAGTTAGTCAACAATTCCCAAATGCTTTCGAATTCAATGAACACTTTCTGATAACGATCATAGATCACTTGTATTCTTGTCGCTTTGGCACTTTCTTGTACAACACAGAAGCTGAGCGCGTAGCGGAAGGTTTGTTACAATGTTTTACAATATAAATCCAGATCGAGTTATTAATTTCTAACGAATTTTATTACAGATCTTAAACACAAGACTGTTTCACTTTGGACATATATTAATGGCTCACTGAATCAGTATTTAAATCCGCTAGCTTTTTCGCATGGAGCTCAAACTGTACTGCGTCCAATTGCTAGTATGCGTTATGTAAAATTATGGAAAGGTCTATATTGTCGTTGGAATCCAAGCATACGACCGCAAAATCGCATATACCATCGTACTCGTGAATTGCTCGCTTTACAGGATCAGCTCATTAAGCAAGTGAGCGATTTACGTATGAAGACAAGTTCTCGTCAAACGGCGCAAACTTCGACGCGACTGGCTTCACCAATGCATTGAAGCATCTTGAGCATAGCACCtagtaaaaaagtatttatattatatcCATGTAATAGTCCCATATATTTTGTACAGAATTTGCACTTACgttcatatgcatatgtactatatgcatatattagacatgcatataaaatttgaatatgatAAGTGCGCTTGACACTTCTTTAATTTCATATAATCCTCAAGctttatattatgtaaaatcttaataatttataaagcattataaatatatacagtttcataaataataacacATAAATCACTTTAATcgtttaaatgttttcaaaactaTTATTGTTCTTTCGTCGGGGTCGGACTATAGGGA belongs to Bactrocera dorsalis isolate Fly_Bdor chromosome 1, ASM2337382v1, whole genome shotgun sequence and includes:
- the LOC105225651 gene encoding DNA repair and recombination protein RAD54-like, whose amino-acid sequence is MRRSLAPSQNRSVKLRPSCDFTPPLQNKRIRSCQEQLDRKQKQNKRIVPLSEYELAIAKVLSRPFKVPIADYVPDYNGGNRCLGMRRSNVRKALHDPQACNALVLYTPPNYTEHERLTMDSNKIQVHVVVDPLLSNILRPHQREGVRFMYECVEGHRGTFNGCIMADEMGLGKTLQCVTLVWTLLRQGPYCKPTISKAIVVSPSSLVKNWEKEFNKWLHGRLHCLAIEGGSKEDTIRALEQFIVDSGQRCGTPILLISYETFRIYANILCRNEMGMVICDEGHRLKNSDNLTYQALMGLKTKRRVLLSGTPIQNDLTEYFSLVNFVNPAMLGSAADFKRNFENPILRGQNADSTDKERERAVEKTQELIRLVNTCIIRRTNQILTKYLPVKFEMVICAKLTDTQMSLYRNFIKSDKIRRSLADCNEKASLTALADITTLKKLCSHPDLIYEKVLARENGFENSHDLFPSNYNPKDFSPEMSGKFMLLDFMLASIRANTDDKVVLISNYTQTLELFEKLARKRKYSYVRLDGSMTIKKRSKVVDKFNDPESDCFLFMLSSKAGGCGLNLIGANRLFMFDPDWNPANDEQAMARVWRDGQKKPCYIYRLVATGSIEEKILQRQTHKKSLSSTIIDNNESNEKHFTREDLKDLFRYDADILSDTHIKLKCKRCVNNIQMQSPPEDSDCTAHLSHWYHCSNNKGLPDTILSQAWLSSKSVSFVFHHRSQGEVKVKECLDKENISGQCNSSKNNRNHNECDDIDSDYEPDDQADSDYA
- the LOC105225653 gene encoding protein ABHD13 isoform X1, whose product is MSQEFGGVPIALPKSRSIYAVVVAVLLAFLLFYYYYGSLLTILLLFTITSFCLYYLQDMLLYHPDLPANSRIYVPIPKMHNLPHESVSIHTPDKVTLHAFWVSQPKERSKAVPTFVYFHGNAGNMGHRMQNIWGIFNHLHCNILMIDYRGYGFSTGVPSEKGLSLDARAVIDYLYTRNDLDHTKIVLFGRSLGGAVVIDVAADTVYSQKIMCAIVENTFTSIPEMAVELVHPSANLIPRCCFKNKYLSSWKIGKCSVPFLFISGLADNLVPPRMMRTLYMKCGSEQKRILEFIGGAHNDTWIMDGYYQGIHQFLVECQSISTAPLEKPPEKSNVWHEIQDV
- the LOC105225653 gene encoding protein ABHD13 isoform X2; translation: MSQEFGGVPIALPKSRSIYAVVVAVLLAFLLFYYYYGSLLTILLLFTITSFCLYYLQDMLLYHPDLPANSRIYVPIPKMHNLPHESVSIHTPDKVTLHAFWVSQPKERSKAVPTFVYFHGNAGNMGHRMQNIWGIFNHLHCNILMIDYRGYGFSTGVPSEKGLSLDARAVIDYLYTRNDLDHTKIVLFGRSLGGAVVIDVAADTVYSQKIMCAIVENTFTSIPEMAVELVHPSANLIPRCCFKNKYLSSWKIGKCSVPFLFISGLADNLVPPRMMRTLYMKCGSEQKRILEFIGGAHNDTWIMDGYSKFQATIKVFINS
- the LOC105225654 gene encoding myotubularin-related protein 2, whose translation is MDKAETLDASNSLADKIATKNASTNSLDTADSKSSSIGSKQGVDVGAARDTPFVYLDGEEDQDLKNDVTYVCPFRGPAFGALTITNYRLYFRSLRDHDPPVVVDVPLGVIARVEKIGGATSRGENSYGIEIFCKDMRNLRFAHKQQNHSRRTVFEKLQSYAFPLSFSGRLFAFAHAAASGPSPSPAENGWAVYEPLAELRRMGVPNDMWRITKLNEAYSVCDSYPVVWAVPKAASDEFLRRVAQFRSRCRLPVLSWIHPRSQATITRCSQPLVGVGGKRSADDELYLSYIMEANVQSDKLAIIDARPSANAIANKAKGGGYESEEAYKNVEIHFLDIHNIHVMRESLRKVKEACYPTIDDSKWLSAIDGTLWLKHIKCILAGAVRIVDKVETMSTSVVVHCSDGWDRTAQLTALSMLLLDPYYRTLRGFEVLIEKEWLSFGHKFQQRIGHGDNRHSDADRSPVFLQFIDCVWQVSQQFPNAFEFNEHFLITIIDHLYSCRFGTFLYNTEAERVAEDLKHKTVSLWTYINGSLNQYLNPLAFSHGAQTVLRPIASMRYVKLWKGLYCRWNPSIRPQNRIYHRTRELLALQDQLIKQVSDLRMKTSSRQTAQTSTRLASPMH